From a region of the Buchnera aphidicola (Floraphis choui) genome:
- the rplX gene encoding 50S ribosomal protein L24, which translates to MAAKIKKNDKVVVITGKEKGKIGVVKKVFSNKRVIIEGINLVKKHRKSVPDQNITGGIEKKEASIHISNIAIFNPDTKKPDRVGFKIENDKKVRFLKSNNIFIK; encoded by the coding sequence ATGGCAGCAAAAATTAAAAAAAATGATAAAGTTGTAGTAATTACTGGAAAGGAAAAAGGTAAAATTGGAGTAGTTAAAAAAGTATTTTCTAACAAAAGAGTTATCATAGAAGGCATAAATTTAGTAAAAAAACATCGAAAATCTGTTCCAGATCAAAATATAACGGGAGGAATAGAGAAAAAAGAAGCTAGCATTCATATTTCTAACATAGCTATTTTTAATCCTGATACAAAGAAACCAGATCGAGTTGGTTTTAAAATAGAAAATGACAAAAAAGTAAGATTTTTAAAATCAAATAATATTTTTATTAAGTAG
- the rplR gene encoding 50S ribosomal protein L18: protein MSLVNKKKARIRRATKVRCKLKSLRSIRLVIHRTSKHIYAQIISPGDASVLVVASTLEKKLLPLISYTGNKEAAIIIGRVIAERALKKGIKKVSFDRSGFQYHGRVQVLADSARKVGLQF, encoded by the coding sequence ATGTCTTTAGTTAATAAAAAGAAAGCTCGTATTCGTAGAGCAACTAAAGTACGATGTAAACTAAAATCATTACGATCTATTCGTTTAGTTATCCATCGTACTTCTAAACATATTTACGCACAAATTATTTCTCCTGGTGATGCTTCAGTTTTGGTAGTTGCTTCTACTCTTGAAAAAAAATTATTACCGTTAATTAGTTATACAGGTAATAAAGAAGCTGCTATTATTATTGGAAGAGTTATTGCAGAACGAGCTTTAAAAAAAGGAATTAAAAAAGTTTCTTTCGATCGTTCTGGTTTTCAATATCATGGAAGAGTTCAAGTTTTAGCTGATTCAGCTAGAAAAGTGGGATTACAATTTTAG
- the secY gene encoding preprotein translocase subunit SecY has product MIEKIVKKNFKNINTRYSELRKRIFFVFVALIIFRIGSFIPIPGIDTLVLSQLLQHQQGTLVEMFNMFSGGALSRASIFALGIMPFISASIIIQILTLVYPKFIEMKKDGETGRKKINVYIRYTTLILAGLQAFGVSISLPNISGLNNLVINPNIYFYFISIISLVTGTIFLMWLGELITEKGIGNGISIIIFSGIVSGLPVAIGSTIEKVRQGSLHLLLFFLIVAIVFLVTFFVVFMERSYRKISVNYAKNYYNRRIYSEQNTHLPLKLNMAGVIPAIFASSVILFPVSVVSWFGGGHHWKWLVNVSFYLQPNQPLYVFFYIIAITFFCFFYTGLVFNPRETADNLKKSGAFISGIRPGIQTAKYINKIMLRLTLIGSIYMIFICLTPEFMRIFMGVPFYFGGTSLLIVVVVIIDFISQIQTYIMSTQYESVLKKSNLNF; this is encoded by the coding sequence ATGATAGAGAAAATTGTTAAAAAAAATTTTAAAAATATAAATACTAGATACAGTGAGTTAAGAAAAAGAATTTTTTTTGTTTTTGTTGCATTAATAATTTTTAGAATAGGATCATTTATTCCTATTCCTGGAATAGACACTTTAGTATTGTCACAATTATTACAACATCAACAAGGCACTCTTGTAGAAATGTTTAATATGTTTTCTGGTGGAGCTTTAAGTCGAGCATCAATTTTTGCATTAGGCATTATGCCTTTTATATCAGCGTCAATCATTATACAAATACTTACGTTAGTATATCCAAAATTTATAGAAATGAAGAAAGATGGAGAAACTGGTCGTAAAAAAATTAATGTATATATAAGATATACTACTTTGATATTGGCTGGACTACAGGCGTTTGGTGTATCAATAAGTTTACCAAATATATCTGGATTAAATAATTTAGTTATTAATCCTAATATATATTTTTATTTTATTTCTATTATTAGTTTGGTTACGGGTACTATTTTTTTAATGTGGTTAGGTGAGTTAATTACTGAAAAAGGTATTGGAAACGGTATTTCGATAATAATATTTTCAGGTATTGTATCCGGTTTACCTGTGGCTATTGGGAGTACAATAGAAAAAGTTAGACAGGGTAGTTTGCATTTATTGTTATTTTTTTTAATTGTAGCAATTGTATTTTTAGTTACATTTTTTGTTGTTTTTATGGAAAGGAGTTATAGAAAAATTAGCGTTAATTATGCGAAAAATTATTATAATCGTAGAATTTATTCTGAGCAAAATACACATCTTCCGCTAAAATTAAATATGGCAGGTGTTATTCCAGCAATTTTTGCATCTAGTGTGATATTATTTCCTGTTTCTGTAGTATCTTGGTTTGGTGGAGGGCATCATTGGAAATGGTTAGTTAATGTTTCTTTTTATTTGCAACCTAACCAACCGTTATATGTATTTTTCTATATAATAGCTATCACTTTTTTTTGCTTTTTTTATACTGGACTAGTTTTTAATCCCCGTGAAACAGCAGATAATTTAAAGAAATCTGGAGCTTTTATATCTGGAATTAGACCTGGTATTCAGACAGCTAAATATATTAATAAAATAATGTTGAGATTAACTTTGATTGGTTCTATTTATATGATATTTATTTGTTTGACCCCGGAGTTTATGCGTATATTTATGGGGGTTCCTTTTTATTTTGGTGGTACTTCGCTATTAATTGTTGTAGTGGTAATTATAGATTTTATTTCTCAGATACAAACGTATATTATGTCTACTCAGTATGAATCTGTATTAAAAAAATCTAATTTAAATTTTTAA
- the rpsH gene encoding 30S ribosomal protein S8 produces the protein MTMQDPIADMLTRIRNSQTANKISVTMPSSKLKIAISIVLKEEGYIKNYIIKNDSIKPQLELVLKYFCGKPVIEDIRRISSPSLRIYNRKNKLPKVMAGLGIAIISTSKGVMTDKSARRASLGGEIMCYVA, from the coding sequence ATGACTATGCAAGATCCTATAGCAGATATGTTGACTAGAATTCGAAATAGTCAAACAGCTAATAAAATATCAGTAACTATGCCTTCTTCAAAATTAAAAATAGCAATTAGCATTGTATTAAAGGAGGAAGGATATATAAAAAATTATATTATAAAAAATGATTCTATTAAACCTCAATTAGAATTAGTTTTAAAATATTTTTGTGGAAAACCGGTAATTGAAGATATAAGAAGAATTAGTTCTCCTAGTTTACGAATTTATAATCGAAAGAATAAGTTACCAAAAGTTATGGCTGGATTAGGTATAGCTATTATTTCTACTTCAAAAGGGGTTATGACTGATAAATCAGCACGTCGAGCTTCGCTTGGTGGTGAAATCATGTGTTATGTGGCTTAA
- the rpsQ gene encoding 30S ribosomal protein S17: MSNNIRTLLGCVVSSKMQKSSVISIERVVKHPLYKKFIKRTTKLHIHDENNECSLGDVVEIRECRPISKTKSWTLVRIVKKAII; the protein is encoded by the coding sequence GTGAGTAATAATATTAGAACATTATTAGGTTGTGTAGTTAGTAGCAAAATGCAGAAATCTTCGGTTATTTCTATTGAGCGTGTAGTTAAACATCCGTTATATAAGAAATTTATTAAACGAACAACTAAATTACATATTCATGATGAAAACAATGAATGTTCATTAGGAGATGTAGTAGAGATTCGTGAATGTCGTCCAATCTCTAAAACAAAATCCTGGACTTTAGTGCGTATTGTTAAAAAAGCTATTATTTAA
- the rpmD gene encoding 50S ribosomal protein L30 yields MAKYFSITQNKSSIGRLPRHKATLIGLGLRRIGHTVQRQDTSSIRGMIKQLSYMLKVTSVFVD; encoded by the coding sequence ATGGCTAAATATTTTAGTATTACTCAGAACAAAAGTTCAATAGGACGATTACCAAGACATAAAGCTACTTTAATTGGATTAGGTTTACGTCGTATAGGGCATACAGTGCAACGTCAGGATACATCTTCTATTCGAGGAATGATAAAACAATTATCTTATATGTTGAAAGTAACTTCAGTATTTGTTGATTAG
- the rpsE gene encoding 30S ribosomal protein S5, with the protein MYIDKKNNLDLKEKLISVNRVSKTVKGGRIFSFTALTVVGNGNGKVGFGYGKAREVPSAIQKAMEKARRNMISIKLNKSTLQHPIIGSHTGSNVFMKPASEGTGIIAGGAMRSVLEVVGVHNVLAKTYGSTNPINVVRATISGLENMKSPSMIAAKRNKLIKDIMVK; encoded by the coding sequence ATGTACATTGATAAAAAAAACAATTTAGATTTAAAAGAAAAATTAATTTCTGTCAATCGTGTCTCAAAAACAGTAAAAGGCGGAAGAATTTTTTCATTTACTGCTTTAACAGTAGTAGGTAATGGTAATGGAAAAGTAGGTTTCGGATATGGAAAAGCTCGTGAAGTTCCTTCGGCTATTCAAAAAGCTATGGAAAAAGCACGTCGCAACATGATTAGTATTAAATTAAACAAAAGCACATTGCAACATCCTATTATTGGATCTCATACTGGTTCGAATGTATTTATGAAACCGGCTTCAGAAGGTACTGGTATTATTGCTGGTGGTGCAATGAGATCAGTTTTAGAAGTAGTAGGTGTTCATAACGTATTAGCAAAAACTTATGGATCAACTAATCCTATTAATGTAGTTCGAGCAACTATATCTGGTTTAGAAAATATGAAATCTCCATCAATGATAGCAGCTAAGCGTAACAAATTAATTAAAGATATTATGGTAAAATAA
- the rpmJ gene encoding 50S ribosomal protein L36: MKVRTSVKKLCRNCKIIRRNNTIHIICSTDPKHKQRQG; encoded by the coding sequence ATGAAAGTTCGAACTTCAGTAAAGAAGCTTTGTAGAAATTGTAAAATTATTCGTAGAAATAATACTATTCATATTATTTGTAGTACGGATCCAAAACATAAACAACGTCAAGGATGA
- the rplC gene encoding 50S ribosomal protein L3 — MIGLIGKKIGMTRIFSNEGVSIPVTVIEVQENRVVQIKTVDVDNYNAIQVTTGTKKSNNLIKSEVGHFLRSSAKPGRGLWEFRIFKNISDFKVGQNIDLNLFLNIKKVDVVGKSKGKGFCGTVKRWHFRAQDTSHGNSLSHRAPGSIGQNQTPGKVFKGKKMAGRLGNHRTTVQNLDIIKIDLKRNLLLVKGSVPGSKGSDLIIKPAIKVKGVKHSGISA; from the coding sequence ATGATTGGTTTAATTGGTAAAAAAATAGGAATGACTCGTATTTTTTCAAACGAAGGTGTATCTATTCCAGTTACTGTGATTGAAGTTCAAGAAAATCGTGTTGTTCAAATTAAAACTGTAGATGTTGATAATTATAATGCTATTCAGGTTACTACAGGAACAAAAAAAAGTAATAATTTGATTAAATCAGAAGTTGGTCATTTTTTACGATCCAGTGCTAAACCTGGTCGTGGTTTATGGGAATTTCGTATTTTTAAAAATATATCAGATTTTAAAGTAGGACAAAACATAGATTTAAACTTATTTTTGAATATAAAAAAAGTTGATGTCGTTGGTAAGTCTAAGGGAAAAGGATTTTGTGGTACAGTAAAAAGATGGCATTTTCGAGCTCAAGATACTAGCCATGGAAATTCTTTATCTCATCGTGCTCCTGGTTCCATTGGACAGAATCAAACACCTGGTAAAGTTTTTAAAGGTAAAAAAATGGCAGGTCGCTTAGGAAATCATAGAACGACTGTACAAAATTTAGATATTATTAAAATTGATTTGAAACGAAATTTGCTTCTGGTAAAAGGTTCAGTTCCTGGTTCAAAAGGAAGTGATCTTATTATTAAACCAGCGATTAAGGTAAAAGGAGTGAAGCATAGTGGAATTAGTGCTTAG
- the rplP gene encoding 50S ribosomal protein L16 has product MLQPKRTKFRKMHKGRNRGLAIDTDINFGSYGLKAVERGRLKASQIESARRAISRSIKRQGKIWIRIFPDKPITKKPLEVRMGKGKGNVEYWVALVQPGKILYEIDGVSEELSREAFRLASSKLPVKTMFVIKRTVS; this is encoded by the coding sequence ATGTTACAACCAAAACGAACAAAATTTCGAAAAATGCATAAAGGTCGCAATCGAGGTTTAGCTATTGATACAGATATCAATTTTGGATCTTATGGTTTAAAAGCTGTTGAAAGAGGTAGGTTGAAAGCTAGTCAAATTGAATCAGCTAGAAGAGCTATATCTCGATCTATTAAAAGACAGGGTAAAATTTGGATTCGTATTTTTCCAGATAAACCAATTACTAAAAAACCTCTAGAAGTAAGAATGGGAAAAGGAAAAGGTAATGTAGAATATTGGGTTGCTTTAGTTCAACCAGGAAAAATATTATATGAGATTGATGGTGTATCTGAAGAACTTTCTAGAGAAGCTTTTAGATTAGCATCGTCAAAATTACCTGTAAAAACTATGTTTGTAATTAAGAGAACAGTATCATGA
- the rpsS gene encoding 30S ribosomal protein S19, giving the protein MPRSLKKGPFIDVSLFEKIEKAIKDCDKKPIKTWSRRSTIFPNMIGLTISVHNGRQHIPIFITEDMVGHKLGEFSITRTYRGHVSDKKVKKR; this is encoded by the coding sequence ATGCCACGTTCTCTTAAAAAAGGCCCTTTTATTGATGTGTCATTATTTGAAAAAATTGAAAAAGCTATTAAGGATTGTGATAAAAAACCTATAAAAACTTGGTCTCGTCGTTCAACTATTTTTCCAAATATGATCGGCTTAACAATATCAGTTCATAACGGTCGTCAGCATATTCCGATATTTATTACTGAAGACATGGTAGGACACAAATTAGGAGAGTTTTCTATTACTCGCACGTATCGTGGTCATGTATCTGATAAGAAGGTTAAAAAACGTTAG
- the rpsN gene encoding 30S ribosomal protein S14: MAKQSMKEREVKRVKLASKFFLKRHRLKSIISNLTISKEDRWNAMLKLQTFPRDSSPIRQRNRCRQTGRPHAFLRKFGLSRIKVREAAMRGEIPGLKKASW, encoded by the coding sequence ATGGCTAAACAATCAATGAAAGAACGTGAAGTAAAACGAGTTAAATTAGCTAGTAAATTTTTTTTAAAACGACATCGTTTAAAATCTATTATATCCAATTTAACAATTTCTAAGGAAGATCGTTGGAATGCTATGTTAAAATTACAAACATTTCCACGTGATTCTAGTCCTATTCGTCAACGTAACCGGTGTCGTCAAACTGGTCGTCCACACGCTTTTTTAAGGAAGTTTGGATTAAGTAGAATTAAGGTTAGAGAAGCAGCTATGAGAGGTGAAATTCCTGGATTAAAAAAAGCTAGTTGGTAA
- the rpsC gene encoding 30S ribosomal protein S3, which yields MGQKVHPNGMRLGIIKHWNSIWFSSTKNFAETLNSDFKVREFLKKKLFKASISRIVIERPSKSIRITIYSARPGIVIGKKGEDVEKLRIAVTNITGVPAQINISEVRKPELDAKLVADNITSQLERRVMFRRAMKRAVQNTMRQGAKGIKVEISGRLGGVEIARREWYREGRVPLHTLRADIDYSLSEAYTTYGIIGVKVWIFKGEVLGGITSVPKLEKPLTKSKKHYKKYKK from the coding sequence ATGGGTCAAAAAGTACATCCTAATGGTATGCGATTAGGTATAATTAAGCATTGGAACTCTATATGGTTTTCTAGTACTAAAAATTTTGCTGAAACTTTAAATAGTGATTTTAAAGTTCGCGAATTTTTAAAAAAAAAGTTATTTAAAGCCTCTATATCTCGTATTGTTATTGAACGCCCTTCAAAAAGTATTCGAATAACGATATACAGTGCGCGTCCAGGAATAGTTATAGGGAAAAAAGGGGAAGATGTAGAAAAATTGCGTATTGCTGTTACGAACATAACAGGTGTGCCTGCTCAAATCAATATTTCTGAAGTTAGAAAACCAGAATTAGATGCAAAGTTAGTAGCAGACAATATTACTTCTCAATTAGAGCGTAGAGTAATGTTTAGACGTGCTATGAAACGTGCTGTACAGAATACAATGAGGCAAGGAGCTAAAGGTATTAAGGTAGAAATTAGTGGGCGTTTAGGTGGAGTAGAAATAGCAAGGAGAGAGTGGTATCGTGAAGGTAGAGTTCCTTTACATACTTTGAGAGCTGACATTGATTATAGTTTATCTGAAGCTTATACTACTTACGGAATTATCGGTGTAAAAGTATGGATATTTAAAGGTGAAGTTTTAGGTGGTATTACATCTGTTCCGAAATTAGAAAAACCTCTTACTAAGTCTAAAAAACATTATAAAAAATATAAAAAGTAA
- the rplN gene encoding 50S ribosomal protein L14: MIQEQSILNIADNSGARSAMCIKVLGGSRRRYANIGDIIKIAIKEAIPRGKVKKGEVYKAVIVRTKKGIRRVDGSIIRFDTNSCVILNNNNQPLGTRIFGPVTRELRNEKFMKIISLAPEVL; this comes from the coding sequence ATGATTCAAGAGCAAAGTATTTTAAATATAGCTGATAATTCTGGTGCGCGTTCTGCTATGTGTATTAAAGTTCTTGGTGGTTCACGTCGTAGATATGCGAATATAGGGGATATCATTAAAATAGCTATTAAAGAAGCTATACCTAGAGGTAAAGTAAAAAAAGGAGAAGTTTATAAAGCTGTTATAGTTAGAACTAAAAAAGGAATAAGGCGTGTTGATGGGTCTATTATTAGATTTGATACTAATTCTTGTGTTATATTAAATAATAATAATCAACCGTTAGGTACTAGAATATTTGGTCCTGTTACTCGTGAACTTAGAAATGAAAAGTTTATGAAGATTATTTCATTAGCTCCAGAAGTATTATAA
- the rplD gene encoding 50S ribosomal protein L4, giving the protein MELVLRDKQNIVNVSDVVFNCNFNEALVHQVIVSYSSSSRQGTKAQKSRSEVSGSGKKPWRQKGTGRARAGSLRSPIWRSGGVTFAAKSKNYHQKINKKMYRGALRSVFSELIRKNRLLVFENFSIDKPKTKLLVSKLKSINVSDVLIITKKRDDNLFLASRNLYRINAKSINIIDPMNLITYKNIIITSEAIKQIEKLLL; this is encoded by the coding sequence GTGGAATTAGTGCTTAGAGATAAACAAAATATTGTTAATGTATCTGATGTTGTTTTTAATTGTAATTTTAATGAAGCATTAGTGCATCAAGTCATTGTTTCTTACTCGTCTAGTTCTCGTCAAGGAACTAAGGCTCAAAAAAGTCGTTCAGAGGTATCTGGATCAGGAAAGAAACCGTGGCGCCAAAAAGGAACTGGACGTGCAAGAGCAGGCTCTTTAAGAAGTCCTATATGGCGTTCGGGTGGTGTAACTTTTGCAGCCAAGTCTAAGAATTATCATCAAAAGATTAATAAAAAGATGTATCGAGGTGCGTTAAGAAGTGTTTTTTCCGAACTAATTCGTAAAAATCGTCTTTTAGTTTTTGAAAATTTTTCTATAGATAAACCTAAGACTAAGTTATTAGTGAGTAAATTGAAATCTATAAATGTATCTGATGTTTTAATTATAACAAAAAAAAGGGATGATAATTTATTTTTAGCTTCTCGTAATTTATATAGAATAAATGCTAAATCTATTAATATTATTGATCCAATGAATTTAATAACTTATAAAAATATTATTATTACTTCTGAAGCTATTAAACAAATAGAGAAGTTATTACTATGA
- the rplF gene encoding 50S ribosomal protein L6 yields MSRIAKKLIVVPSGVNVVLVEQNITVTKDNYSLNYIINNSVLVTHVNNNLIFKSRIDSYKGWAQAGTSRSLVNSMIIGVTIGFSKKLQLLGVGYRVSIINTNVIHLYLGCSHIIKYFVPVGITIECPSSTEIVIKGADKQLVGQVAADIRSYKVPEPYKGKGIRYNDEVIRIKEAKKK; encoded by the coding sequence ATGTCTCGTATAGCAAAAAAATTAATTGTAGTTCCTTCTGGAGTTAATGTTGTATTAGTTGAACAGAATATCACAGTTACAAAAGACAATTATTCTCTTAATTATATTATAAATAATAGCGTATTAGTGACTCATGTGAATAATAATTTAATTTTTAAAAGTAGAATTGATTCTTATAAAGGTTGGGCACAAGCCGGAACTTCCAGATCATTAGTTAATTCTATGATTATTGGTGTAACAATAGGATTTTCTAAAAAACTACAATTATTAGGGGTTGGTTATAGGGTTTCGATAATTAATACTAATGTGATTCATTTATATTTAGGTTGTTCTCATATAATTAAATATTTTGTTCCAGTAGGTATTACTATAGAATGCCCATCTTCAACAGAAATCGTTATTAAAGGAGCTGATAAACAATTAGTTGGACAAGTAGCAGCTGATATAAGATCTTATAAAGTACCAGAGCCATATAAAGGGAAAGGAATTCGTTATAATGATGAAGTTATACGTATAAAAGAGGCTAAAAAGAAATAA
- the rplE gene encoding 50S ribosomal protein L5 → MPCFKNYYKNKVLKELMYKFNYSSVMKVPRIDKITLNMGVGLASIDKKYLDNAMADLAKISGQKPLVTKSRKSISSFKIRQGCPIGCKVTLRKQRKWDFLERLIVIAIPRIRDFRGLSRKSFDGKGNYSIGIREQIIFPEIDYDKIDRIRGVNITITTTAMSDREGHALLSAFNFPFCK, encoded by the coding sequence GTGCCATGTTTTAAAAATTATTATAAAAATAAAGTATTAAAAGAACTGATGTATAAATTTAATTATTCTTCTGTTATGAAAGTTCCTAGAATTGATAAAATTACTTTGAACATGGGTGTAGGATTGGCATCAATAGACAAAAAATATCTTGATAATGCTATGGCCGATTTAGCTAAAATATCTGGTCAAAAACCATTAGTTACTAAATCGCGCAAATCAATTTCTAGTTTTAAAATTCGCCAAGGATGTCCAATTGGTTGTAAAGTTACTTTGCGAAAGCAAAGAAAGTGGGATTTTTTAGAACGATTAATTGTTATAGCAATACCTCGTATTCGAGATTTTCGAGGTTTATCCAGAAAATCATTTGATGGGAAAGGAAATTATAGTATAGGGATTCGTGAACAAATAATTTTCCCTGAAATTGATTATGACAAGATTGATCGGATTAGAGGTGTAAATATCACTATTACTACTACTGCGATGTCTGATCGTGAAGGTCATGCGTTATTATCTGCTTTTAATTTTCCATTTTGTAAGTAA
- the rplV gene encoding 50S ribosomal protein L22 → METFARHRQARSSAQKIRLVADLIRGQKVSDALNILIYSNKKASILIKKVLQSAIANAEHNNGIDANDLIIKKIFIDEGPTMKRMMPRAKGRSDRILKRTSHITIVVSDHL, encoded by the coding sequence ATGGAAACTTTTGCTAGACATCGTCAAGCTCGATCATCTGCTCAGAAGATTCGGTTAGTAGCTGATTTAATTAGAGGTCAAAAAGTTTCAGATGCTTTAAACATTTTAATTTATAGTAATAAAAAAGCATCGATATTAATTAAAAAGGTTTTACAATCTGCCATTGCGAATGCAGAACATAATAATGGTATTGATGCAAACGATTTAATAATAAAAAAAATTTTTATTGATGAAGGCCCAACTATGAAAAGAATGATGCCACGTGCTAAAGGCCGTTCAGATCGAATTTTAAAGCGTACTAGTCATATTACTATAGTTGTTTCTGATCATCTATAA
- the rplO gene encoding 50S ribosomal protein L15 codes for MYLNSIAPANGSRKKCKRKGRGIGSGLGKTAGRGHKGQKSRSGGKVNKGFEGGQTPLHRRIPKYGFISMKMKEKTEIRLSELSKFSNKIVDLKLLKKHNLVNNNVKFVKIILFGNITIPLTIRGLHITKGARNMIESSGGTIQE; via the coding sequence ATGTATTTAAATAGTATAGCTCCGGCAAATGGTTCGCGAAAAAAGTGTAAAAGAAAAGGTCGAGGTATTGGATCAGGTTTAGGAAAAACTGCAGGAAGAGGACATAAAGGTCAAAAATCTCGTTCTGGTGGAAAAGTTAATAAAGGATTTGAAGGCGGTCAAACTCCACTTCATAGACGTATTCCAAAATATGGGTTTATTTCTATGAAAATGAAAGAGAAAACTGAAATCAGGTTATCGGAATTATCAAAGTTTTCGAATAAGATAGTAGATTTAAAATTGTTGAAAAAGCATAATTTAGTTAATAATAATGTTAAATTTGTTAAAATAATATTATTTGGAAATATTACTATTCCGCTAACCATTCGTGGATTGCATATTACAAAGGGAGCACGTAATATGATTGAATCTTCTGGTGGAACAATTCAGGAATAA
- the rplW gene encoding 50S ribosomal protein L23 yields the protein MIDKIKLLKVFFSPHISEKSSISSEKFNTVVVKVPIHVTKLEIKTTIQNLFRVQVNCINTLIVKGKKKRKNNCIGHLSDWKKAYVSLKKGQNVNFIGNTE from the coding sequence ATGATTGATAAAATAAAGCTTTTAAAAGTATTTTTTTCTCCGCATATTTCTGAAAAATCTTCTATTTCTTCGGAAAAATTCAATACTGTAGTAGTAAAAGTGCCTATTCATGTAACTAAATTGGAAATTAAGACAACTATACAAAATCTTTTTCGAGTACAGGTAAATTGTATTAATACATTGATTGTAAAAGGAAAAAAGAAGCGTAAGAATAATTGTATAGGTCATTTAAGTGATTGGAAAAAAGCTTATGTTTCTTTGAAAAAAGGACAGAATGTTAATTTTATTGGAAATACAGAATAA
- the rplB gene encoding 50S ribosomal protein L2 produces MAIIKCKPTSPGRRHVVKLVNSNLYKGKPYSSLINKKNNSGGRNNYGRITTRHIGGGHKKAYRIIDFKRNKDNIPAIVERLEYDPNRSANLALILYKDGERKYILASKGLKVGSKVISGASSDIKIGNVLPMKNIPIGTVIHNVEMKPGKGAQIARSAGTSVQLISKEDKYVTLRLRSGEIRRLESKCRATIGEVGNEEYMLMVLGKAGSSRWRGIRPTVRGTAMNPVDHPHGGGEGRNFGKHPVSPWGLQTKGKKTRKNKRTDRFIVKNRKK; encoded by the coding sequence GTGGCTATTATTAAGTGTAAACCTACATCTCCGGGTCGTCGTCATGTTGTAAAATTAGTTAATTCTAATTTATATAAGGGAAAACCTTATTCTTCTTTAATAAATAAAAAAAACAATAGTGGAGGTAGAAATAATTATGGACGTATTACTACTCGTCATATAGGAGGAGGTCATAAGAAAGCGTATAGAATTATTGATTTTAAAAGAAATAAAGATAACATTCCTGCTATTGTCGAGCGATTAGAATATGATCCTAATCGGTCTGCAAATCTTGCTTTAATATTATATAAAGATGGAGAACGAAAATACATTTTGGCTTCTAAAGGTTTAAAAGTTGGTTCGAAAGTGATTTCAGGAGCATCATCTGATATAAAGATTGGAAATGTATTACCTATGAAAAATATTCCTATTGGAACCGTGATTCATAATGTGGAAATGAAACCTGGAAAAGGAGCACAAATAGCTAGATCAGCGGGAACAAGTGTTCAATTAATTTCAAAAGAAGATAAATATGTTACTTTACGTTTACGTTCTGGAGAAATAAGACGTCTAGAATCGAAATGTAGAGCAACTATTGGTGAAGTAGGAAATGAAGAATATATGTTAATGGTATTAGGAAAAGCTGGTTCTTCTCGTTGGCGAGGAATTCGTCCTACTGTTAGAGGAACAGCAATGAATCCAGTAGACCATCCTCATGGAGGCGGTGAAGGAAGGAATTTTGGGAAACATCCTGTTAGCCCATGGGGATTACAAACTAAAGGGAAAAAAACTAGAAAAAATAAGCGAACAGATCGATTTATTGTAAAAAATCGTAAAAAATAA